The Venenivibrio stagnispumantis DNA segment ATCTAAAGAAGTTTTCCTTAAAAATCTTCCTATTTTTGTAACCCTCGGGTCATTTTTTAATTTATAATATGTTTCCCATTCTTTTCTTGCCTCTTCATCCTTTTGTAGTATTTCTTTTAATCTTTTTTCAGCATCTATAAACATTGACCTAAATTTATATACTTTTATAACTTTTCCATTTTTTCCTATTCTTTGATGAGTAAAAAATATAGGTCCAGGTGAATCTATTTTAATAAGTAATCCTAAAATAAATATCAAAGGTAATAAAACCGGTAGCATAATTATTGATACTGTTATATCAAAAGTAGATTTTATAAATTGATTTATCTTTGAATCTAAATTATTCTTAATTTTTATCAAAAATATCTGTTGCATAAAAAGATGATAAAGTTCACTATTTAGCAAGGCTATGCCCTTTAAATCCGGTATAACAAATATTTTTTTAACTTTTTTATATATATCATTTATAAGATGGGTTAATTTCTCTTTATCCATTGAAGGAATAGCAACGATAACCGTATCTATCTCCATTTTATCAACCAAGTTATCAAAATCTTTTATTTTCCCTAAGATAGGAACATTATTAACAAATCCTTCTTTATAATCATCAAGAAAGCCAACTACTTTATATCCAAGATGGTAATCATTTGAAATACCTTCAGCACTACTCTTACCGGCTTCACCGGCTCCTATTATCAACACATTTTTTTGCCATATATTTAATTTATACAAAATTCGTTTAACAAAAAATCTAAATAAAGGAAAAATAAAAATACCATAAAACCATAAAAATATTATTGTAAGCCTTGAAATACTATCTGATAACTTTCCAAGAGAAACAACTGCAAGAATAACAACTGTGGAAATAGATATAGCTTTTAATAACTCTTTAACTCCATCCCAAAAAGATAACCTTTTAATATAAAGTTTTTCATATCCTATAAATAATATGAAAATTAAAGGCATCCACCAAAATTTCAAAAAATAAAAATAATCAAAGTTAAAATAAGGTATATCTTTATATAGATAACCTATAACTTGCCTGCTTAAAACAGCTAAAAATAAAGAAACATAAAA contains these protein-coding regions:
- a CDS encoding sugar transferase, which gives rise to MKKNILPVIILLLADLFAFYVSLFLAVLSRQVIGYLYKDIPYFNFDYFYFLKFWWMPLIFILFIGYEKLYIKRLSFWDGVKELLKAISISTVVILAVVSLGKLSDSISRLTIIFLWFYGIFIFPLFRFFVKRILYKLNIWQKNVLIIGAGEAGKSSAEGISNDYHLGYKVVGFLDDYKEGFVNNVPILGKIKDFDNLVDKMEIDTVIVAIPSMDKEKLTHLINDIYKKVKKIFVIPDLKGIALLNSELYHLFMQQIFLIKIKNNLDSKINQFIKSTFDITVSIIMLPVLLPLIFILGLLIKIDSPGPIFFTHQRIGKNGKVIKVYKFRSMFIDAEKRLKEILQKDEEARKEWETYYKLKNDPRVTKIGRFLRKTSLDELPQIFNVLKGEMSLVGPRPVIKDEIEKYYKDFAEYYYMVKPGITGLWQVSGRSNTDYDFRVEIDTWYVLNWSLWLDIIILFKTIKVVLKREGAY